One Phocoena sinus isolate mPhoSin1 chromosome 14, mPhoSin1.pri, whole genome shotgun sequence genomic region harbors:
- the MBD1 gene encoding methyl-CpG-binding domain protein 1 isoform X29 produces MAEDWLDCPALGPGWKRREVFRKSGATCGRSDTYYQSPTGDRIRSKVELTRYLGPACDLTLFDFKQGILCYPAPKAHSLAIPSRKRKKPSKPAKAQKRQVGPSKSEVRKEAPRDETKADAGTVPTSLPAPGCCENCGISFSGDGTRRQRLKTLCKDCRAQRIAFNREQRMFKRVGCGECAACQVTEDCGACSTCLLQLPHDVASGLFCKCERRRCLRIVERSRGCGVCRGCQTREDCGRCRVCLRPPRPGLRRQWRCVQRRCLRGKHGRRRGGCDSKVAPRRRPPRTQPLPALPPSQPPESPELHPRALAPSPPAEFIYYCVDEDELQPYTNRRQNRKCGACAACLRRMDCGHCDFCCDKPKFGGSNQKRQKCRWRQCLQFAMKRLLPSVWAGSEDGAGPPAPYPRRKRPGSARRPRLGQTPKPPLATPMAQPDRAQTPVKQEAGSGFVLPPPGTDLVFLREGASSPVQVPGPAPASTAALLQAVDPGLTPVKQEPPDPEEDKEDENKDDPTADLAPEEEAGGAGTPVITEIFSLGGTRLRDTAVWLPRAGNREGKMDVKSGRPRRHWRPRARAANHADGPEPMSASHHLQLR; encoded by the exons ATGGCTGAGGACTGGCTGGACTGCCCggccctgggccctggctggAAGCGCCGTGAGGTCTTTCGCAAGTCAGGTGCCACCTGTGGACGCTCAGACACCTATTACCAGAG ccccacaggaGACAGGATCCGAAGCAAAGTTGAGCTGACCCGATACCTGGGCCCTGCGTGCGATCTCACCCTCTTCGACTTCAAACAAGGCATCCTGTGCTATCCAGCCCCCAAG GCCCATTCCTTGGCCATCCccagcaggaagaggaagaagcctTCGAAGCCAGCCAAGGCTCAGAAACGTCAGGTTGGACCTTCGAAGAGTGAAGTGAGGAAGGAGGCCCCAAGGGATGAGACCAAGGCTGATGCTGGCACAGTCCCAACCTCACTTCCTGCGCCTGG GTGCTGTGAGAACTGTGGAATCAGCTTTTCAGGGGATGGAACCCGACGGCAGCGGCTCAAGACTCTGTGCAAGGACTGCCGAG CACAGAGAATTGCTTTCAACCGAGAGCAGAGGATGTTTAAG CGTGTGGGCTGCGGGGAGTGTGCGGCCTGCCAGGTAACAGAAGACTGTGGGGCCTGCTCCACCTGCCTTCTGCAGTTGCCCCATGATGTGGCCTCGGGGCTGTTCTGCAAGTGTGAGCGAAGACGGTGCCTCCGGATTGTGGAAAGG AGCCGAGGGTGTGGAGTGTGCCGGGGCTGTCAGACCCGAGAGGACTGTGGCCGTTGTCGAGTCTGCCTTCGCCCTCCCCGCCCTGGTCTCAGGCGCCAGTGGAGGTGCGTCCAGCGGCGTTGCCTGCGG GGTAAACACGGCCGCCGCAGGGGAGGCTGCGACTCCAAGGTGGCTCCCCGGCGGCGCCCCCCCCGAACCCAGCCACTGCCTGCACTTCCGCCCTCGCAGCCTCCAGAGTCTCCAGAGCTG CACCCCAGAGCCCTGGCCCCCTCGCCACCTGCTGAATTCATCTATTACTGTGTAGACGAGGACGAGCTA cagCCTTACACGAACCGTCGGCAGAACCGCAAGTGTGGGGCCTGTGCGGCCTGCCTGCGGCGGATGGACTGTGGCCACTGCGACTTCTGCTGTGATAAGCCCAAATTCGGGGGCAGCAACCAGAAGCGCCAGAAGTGTCGTTGGCGCCAGTGCCTGCAGTTTGCCATG AAGCGGCTGCTGCCAAGTGTCTGGGCAGGTTCCGAGGATGGTGCCGGGCCACCTGCACCTTACCCGCGTCGAAAGAGGCCTGGCTCTGCTCGAAGGCCCCGTCTGGGTCAGACCCCGAAGCCTCCCTTGGCCACGCCCATGGCCCAGCCAGACCGTGCCCAGACTCCAGTGAAGCAGGAAGCAGGCAGTGGATTTGTGCTGCCCCCGCCTGGCACCGACCTCGTGTTCTTACGGGAGGGTGCAAGCAGTCCCGTGCAGGTGCCTGGCCCAGCTCCAGCCTCCACAGCGGCTCTGTTACAG GCAGTAGACCCAGGCCTGACACCTGTGAAGCAAGAGCCACCTGACCCTGAGGAGGACAAGGAGGATGAGAACAAGGATGACCCCACCGCTGACTTGGCCCcagaggaggaggcaggaggggctggCACGCCCGTG ATCACGGAGATTTTCAGCCTGGGTGGAACCCGCCTCCGGGACACAGCAGTCTGGTTGCCAAG GGCAGGCAATCGGGAAGGGAAGATGGATGTAAAGAGTGGGAGACCGAGGAGACACTGGCGCCCACGAGCACGAGCTGCAAACCACGCGGATGGCCCGGAACCCATGTCAGCCTCTCACCACCTCCAACTTCGATGA
- the MBD1 gene encoding methyl-CpG-binding domain protein 1 isoform X4, which translates to MAEDWLDCPALGPGWKRREVFRKSGATCGRSDTYYQSPTGDRIRSKVELTRYLGPACDLTLFDFKQGILCYPAPKAHSLAIPSRKRKKPSKPAKAQKRQVGPSKSEVRKEAPRDETKADAGTVPTSLPAPGCCENCGISFSGDGTRRQRLKTLCKDCRAQRIAFNREQRMFKRVGCGECAACQVTEDCGACSTCLLQLPHDVASGLFCKCERRRCLRIVERSRGCGVCRGCQTREDCGRCRVCLRPPRPGLRRQWRCVQRRCLRHLAHRLRRHHQRCQRRPPLAVAPPAGKHGRRRGGCDSKVAPRRRPPRTQPLPALPPSQPPESPELHPRALAPSPPAEFIYYCVDEDELQPYTNRRQNRKCGACAACLRRMDCGHCDFCCDKPKFGGSNQKRQKCRWRQCLQFAMKRLLPSVWAGSEDGAGPPAPYPRRKRPGSARRPRLGQTPKPPLATPMAQPDRAQTPVKQEAGSGFVLPPPGTDLVFLREGASSPVQVPGPAPASTAALLQEAQCPGLSWVVALPQVKQEKADAQEDWTPGTAILTSPVLLPGCPSKAVDPGLTPVKQEPPDPEEDKEDENKDDPTADLAPEEEAGGAGTPVITEIFSLGGTRLRDTAVWLPRAGNREGKMDVKSGRPRRHWRPRARAANHADGPEPMSASHHLQLR; encoded by the exons ATGGCTGAGGACTGGCTGGACTGCCCggccctgggccctggctggAAGCGCCGTGAGGTCTTTCGCAAGTCAGGTGCCACCTGTGGACGCTCAGACACCTATTACCAGAG ccccacaggaGACAGGATCCGAAGCAAAGTTGAGCTGACCCGATACCTGGGCCCTGCGTGCGATCTCACCCTCTTCGACTTCAAACAAGGCATCCTGTGCTATCCAGCCCCCAAG GCCCATTCCTTGGCCATCCccagcaggaagaggaagaagcctTCGAAGCCAGCCAAGGCTCAGAAACGTCAGGTTGGACCTTCGAAGAGTGAAGTGAGGAAGGAGGCCCCAAGGGATGAGACCAAGGCTGATGCTGGCACAGTCCCAACCTCACTTCCTGCGCCTGG GTGCTGTGAGAACTGTGGAATCAGCTTTTCAGGGGATGGAACCCGACGGCAGCGGCTCAAGACTCTGTGCAAGGACTGCCGAG CACAGAGAATTGCTTTCAACCGAGAGCAGAGGATGTTTAAG CGTGTGGGCTGCGGGGAGTGTGCGGCCTGCCAGGTAACAGAAGACTGTGGGGCCTGCTCCACCTGCCTTCTGCAGTTGCCCCATGATGTGGCCTCGGGGCTGTTCTGCAAGTGTGAGCGAAGACGGTGCCTCCGGATTGTGGAAAGG AGCCGAGGGTGTGGAGTGTGCCGGGGCTGTCAGACCCGAGAGGACTGTGGCCGTTGTCGAGTCTGCCTTCGCCCTCCCCGCCCTGGTCTCAGGCGCCAGTGGAGGTGCGTCCAGCGGCGTTGCCTGCGG CACCTTGCACACCGCCTCCGCCGCCACCATCAGCGATGTCAACGACGCCCTCCCCTAGCTGTGGCTCCCCCTGCT GGTAAACACGGCCGCCGCAGGGGAGGCTGCGACTCCAAGGTGGCTCCCCGGCGGCGCCCCCCCCGAACCCAGCCACTGCCTGCACTTCCGCCCTCGCAGCCTCCAGAGTCTCCAGAGCTG CACCCCAGAGCCCTGGCCCCCTCGCCACCTGCTGAATTCATCTATTACTGTGTAGACGAGGACGAGCTA cagCCTTACACGAACCGTCGGCAGAACCGCAAGTGTGGGGCCTGTGCGGCCTGCCTGCGGCGGATGGACTGTGGCCACTGCGACTTCTGCTGTGATAAGCCCAAATTCGGGGGCAGCAACCAGAAGCGCCAGAAGTGTCGTTGGCGCCAGTGCCTGCAGTTTGCCATG AAGCGGCTGCTGCCAAGTGTCTGGGCAGGTTCCGAGGATGGTGCCGGGCCACCTGCACCTTACCCGCGTCGAAAGAGGCCTGGCTCTGCTCGAAGGCCCCGTCTGGGTCAGACCCCGAAGCCTCCCTTGGCCACGCCCATGGCCCAGCCAGACCGTGCCCAGACTCCAGTGAAGCAGGAAGCAGGCAGTGGATTTGTGCTGCCCCCGCCTGGCACCGACCTCGTGTTCTTACGGGAGGGTGCAAGCAGTCCCGTGCAGGTGCCTGGCCCAGCTCCAGCCTCCACAGCGGCTCTGTTACAG GAGGCCCAGTGCCCTGGCCTGAGTTGGGTCGTGGCCTTACCCCAGGTGAAGCAAGAGAAGGCGGATGCCCAGGAAGACTGGACACCGGGCACAGCCATCCTGACTTCTCCTGTATTGCTGCCTGGCTGCCCCAGCAAG GCAGTAGACCCAGGCCTGACACCTGTGAAGCAAGAGCCACCTGACCCTGAGGAGGACAAGGAGGATGAGAACAAGGATGACCCCACCGCTGACTTGGCCCcagaggaggaggcaggaggggctggCACGCCCGTG ATCACGGAGATTTTCAGCCTGGGTGGAACCCGCCTCCGGGACACAGCAGTCTGGTTGCCAAG GGCAGGCAATCGGGAAGGGAAGATGGATGTAAAGAGTGGGAGACCGAGGAGACACTGGCGCCCACGAGCACGAGCTGCAAACCACGCGGATGGCCCGGAACCCATGTCAGCCTCTCACCACCTCCAACTTCGATGA
- the MBD1 gene encoding methyl-CpG-binding domain protein 1 isoform X5: MAEDWLDCPALGPGWKRREVFRKSGATCGRSDTYYQSPTGDRIRSKVELTRYLGPACDLTLFDFKQGILCYPAPKAHSLAIPSRKRKKPSKPAKAQKRQVGPSKSEVRKEAPRDETKADAGTVPTSLPAPGCCENCGISFSGDGTRRQRLKTLCKDCRAQRIAFNREQRMFKRVGCGECAACQVTEDCGACSTCLLQLPHDVASGLFCKCERRRCLRIVERSRGCGVCRGCQTREDCGRCRVCLRPPRPGLRRQWRCVQRRCLRHLAHRLRRHHQRCQRRPPLAVAPPAGKHGRRRGGCDSKVAPRRRPPRTQPLPALPPSQPPESPELQPYTNRRQNRKCGACAACLRRMDCGHCDFCCDKPKFGGSNQKRQKCRWRQCLQFAMKRLLPSVWAGSEDGAGPPAPYPRRKRPGSARRPRLGQTPKPPLATPMAQPDRAQTPVKQEAGSGFVLPPPGTDLVFLREGASSPVQVPGPAPASTAALLQEAQCPGLSWVVALPQVKQEKADAQEDWTPGTAILTSPVLLPGCPSKAVDPGLTPVKQEPPDPEEDKEDENKDDPTADLAPEEEAGGAGTPVITEIFSLGGTRLRDTAVWLPSLQGRQSGREDGCKEWETEETLAPTSTSCKPRGWPGTHVSLSPPPTSMMWVSCRRSWCPSSQS; this comes from the exons ATGGCTGAGGACTGGCTGGACTGCCCggccctgggccctggctggAAGCGCCGTGAGGTCTTTCGCAAGTCAGGTGCCACCTGTGGACGCTCAGACACCTATTACCAGAG ccccacaggaGACAGGATCCGAAGCAAAGTTGAGCTGACCCGATACCTGGGCCCTGCGTGCGATCTCACCCTCTTCGACTTCAAACAAGGCATCCTGTGCTATCCAGCCCCCAAG GCCCATTCCTTGGCCATCCccagcaggaagaggaagaagcctTCGAAGCCAGCCAAGGCTCAGAAACGTCAGGTTGGACCTTCGAAGAGTGAAGTGAGGAAGGAGGCCCCAAGGGATGAGACCAAGGCTGATGCTGGCACAGTCCCAACCTCACTTCCTGCGCCTGG GTGCTGTGAGAACTGTGGAATCAGCTTTTCAGGGGATGGAACCCGACGGCAGCGGCTCAAGACTCTGTGCAAGGACTGCCGAG CACAGAGAATTGCTTTCAACCGAGAGCAGAGGATGTTTAAG CGTGTGGGCTGCGGGGAGTGTGCGGCCTGCCAGGTAACAGAAGACTGTGGGGCCTGCTCCACCTGCCTTCTGCAGTTGCCCCATGATGTGGCCTCGGGGCTGTTCTGCAAGTGTGAGCGAAGACGGTGCCTCCGGATTGTGGAAAGG AGCCGAGGGTGTGGAGTGTGCCGGGGCTGTCAGACCCGAGAGGACTGTGGCCGTTGTCGAGTCTGCCTTCGCCCTCCCCGCCCTGGTCTCAGGCGCCAGTGGAGGTGCGTCCAGCGGCGTTGCCTGCGG CACCTTGCACACCGCCTCCGCCGCCACCATCAGCGATGTCAACGACGCCCTCCCCTAGCTGTGGCTCCCCCTGCT GGTAAACACGGCCGCCGCAGGGGAGGCTGCGACTCCAAGGTGGCTCCCCGGCGGCGCCCCCCCCGAACCCAGCCACTGCCTGCACTTCCGCCCTCGCAGCCTCCAGAGTCTCCAGAGCTG cagCCTTACACGAACCGTCGGCAGAACCGCAAGTGTGGGGCCTGTGCGGCCTGCCTGCGGCGGATGGACTGTGGCCACTGCGACTTCTGCTGTGATAAGCCCAAATTCGGGGGCAGCAACCAGAAGCGCCAGAAGTGTCGTTGGCGCCAGTGCCTGCAGTTTGCCATG AAGCGGCTGCTGCCAAGTGTCTGGGCAGGTTCCGAGGATGGTGCCGGGCCACCTGCACCTTACCCGCGTCGAAAGAGGCCTGGCTCTGCTCGAAGGCCCCGTCTGGGTCAGACCCCGAAGCCTCCCTTGGCCACGCCCATGGCCCAGCCAGACCGTGCCCAGACTCCAGTGAAGCAGGAAGCAGGCAGTGGATTTGTGCTGCCCCCGCCTGGCACCGACCTCGTGTTCTTACGGGAGGGTGCAAGCAGTCCCGTGCAGGTGCCTGGCCCAGCTCCAGCCTCCACAGCGGCTCTGTTACAG GAGGCCCAGTGCCCTGGCCTGAGTTGGGTCGTGGCCTTACCCCAGGTGAAGCAAGAGAAGGCGGATGCCCAGGAAGACTGGACACCGGGCACAGCCATCCTGACTTCTCCTGTATTGCTGCCTGGCTGCCCCAGCAAG GCAGTAGACCCAGGCCTGACACCTGTGAAGCAAGAGCCACCTGACCCTGAGGAGGACAAGGAGGATGAGAACAAGGATGACCCCACCGCTGACTTGGCCCcagaggaggaggcaggaggggctggCACGCCCGTG ATCACGGAGATTTTCAGCCTGGGTGGAACCCGCCTCCGGGACACAGCAGTCTGGTTGCCAAG TCTGCAGGGCAGGCAATCGGGAAGGGAAGATGGATGTAAAGAGTGGGAGACCGAGGAGACACTGGCGCCCACGAGCACGAGCTGCAAACCACGCGGATGGCCCGGAACCCATGTCAGCCTCTCACCACCTCCAACTTCGATGATGTGGGTTTCCTGCAGAAGAAGCTGGTGCCCTTCATCACAGAGTTAA
- the MBD1 gene encoding methyl-CpG-binding domain protein 1 isoform X17 has protein sequence MAEDWLDCPALGPGWKRREVFRKSGATCGRSDTYYQSPTGDRIRSKVELTRYLGPACDLTLFDFKQGILCYPAPKAHSLAIPSRKRKKPSKPAKAQKRQVGPSKSEVRKEAPRDETKADAGTVPTSLPAPGCCENCGISFSGDGTRRQRLKTLCKDCRAQRIAFNREQRMFKRVGCGECAACQVTEDCGACSTCLLQLPHDVASGLFCKCERRRCLRIVERSRGCGVCRGCQTREDCGRCRVCLRPPRPGLRRQWRCVQRRCLRGKHGRRRGGCDSKVAPRRRPPRTQPLPALPPSQPPESPELHPRALAPSPPAEFIYYCVDEDELQPYTNRRQNRKCGACAACLRRMDCGHCDFCCDKPKFGGSNQKRQKCRWRQCLQFAMKRLLPSVWAGSEDGAGPPAPYPRRKRPGSARRPRLGQTPKPPLATPMAQPDRAQTPVKQEAGSGFVLPPPGTDLVFLREGASSPVQVPGPAPASTAALLQAVDPGLTPVKQEPPDPEEDKEDENKDDPTADLAPEEEAGGAGTPVITEIFSLGGTRLRDTAVWLPSLQGRQSGREDGCKEWETEETLAPTSTSCKPRGWPGTHVSLSPPPTSMMWVSCRRSWCPSSQS, from the exons ATGGCTGAGGACTGGCTGGACTGCCCggccctgggccctggctggAAGCGCCGTGAGGTCTTTCGCAAGTCAGGTGCCACCTGTGGACGCTCAGACACCTATTACCAGAG ccccacaggaGACAGGATCCGAAGCAAAGTTGAGCTGACCCGATACCTGGGCCCTGCGTGCGATCTCACCCTCTTCGACTTCAAACAAGGCATCCTGTGCTATCCAGCCCCCAAG GCCCATTCCTTGGCCATCCccagcaggaagaggaagaagcctTCGAAGCCAGCCAAGGCTCAGAAACGTCAGGTTGGACCTTCGAAGAGTGAAGTGAGGAAGGAGGCCCCAAGGGATGAGACCAAGGCTGATGCTGGCACAGTCCCAACCTCACTTCCTGCGCCTGG GTGCTGTGAGAACTGTGGAATCAGCTTTTCAGGGGATGGAACCCGACGGCAGCGGCTCAAGACTCTGTGCAAGGACTGCCGAG CACAGAGAATTGCTTTCAACCGAGAGCAGAGGATGTTTAAG CGTGTGGGCTGCGGGGAGTGTGCGGCCTGCCAGGTAACAGAAGACTGTGGGGCCTGCTCCACCTGCCTTCTGCAGTTGCCCCATGATGTGGCCTCGGGGCTGTTCTGCAAGTGTGAGCGAAGACGGTGCCTCCGGATTGTGGAAAGG AGCCGAGGGTGTGGAGTGTGCCGGGGCTGTCAGACCCGAGAGGACTGTGGCCGTTGTCGAGTCTGCCTTCGCCCTCCCCGCCCTGGTCTCAGGCGCCAGTGGAGGTGCGTCCAGCGGCGTTGCCTGCGG GGTAAACACGGCCGCCGCAGGGGAGGCTGCGACTCCAAGGTGGCTCCCCGGCGGCGCCCCCCCCGAACCCAGCCACTGCCTGCACTTCCGCCCTCGCAGCCTCCAGAGTCTCCAGAGCTG CACCCCAGAGCCCTGGCCCCCTCGCCACCTGCTGAATTCATCTATTACTGTGTAGACGAGGACGAGCTA cagCCTTACACGAACCGTCGGCAGAACCGCAAGTGTGGGGCCTGTGCGGCCTGCCTGCGGCGGATGGACTGTGGCCACTGCGACTTCTGCTGTGATAAGCCCAAATTCGGGGGCAGCAACCAGAAGCGCCAGAAGTGTCGTTGGCGCCAGTGCCTGCAGTTTGCCATG AAGCGGCTGCTGCCAAGTGTCTGGGCAGGTTCCGAGGATGGTGCCGGGCCACCTGCACCTTACCCGCGTCGAAAGAGGCCTGGCTCTGCTCGAAGGCCCCGTCTGGGTCAGACCCCGAAGCCTCCCTTGGCCACGCCCATGGCCCAGCCAGACCGTGCCCAGACTCCAGTGAAGCAGGAAGCAGGCAGTGGATTTGTGCTGCCCCCGCCTGGCACCGACCTCGTGTTCTTACGGGAGGGTGCAAGCAGTCCCGTGCAGGTGCCTGGCCCAGCTCCAGCCTCCACAGCGGCTCTGTTACAG GCAGTAGACCCAGGCCTGACACCTGTGAAGCAAGAGCCACCTGACCCTGAGGAGGACAAGGAGGATGAGAACAAGGATGACCCCACCGCTGACTTGGCCCcagaggaggaggcaggaggggctggCACGCCCGTG ATCACGGAGATTTTCAGCCTGGGTGGAACCCGCCTCCGGGACACAGCAGTCTGGTTGCCAAG TCTGCAGGGCAGGCAATCGGGAAGGGAAGATGGATGTAAAGAGTGGGAGACCGAGGAGACACTGGCGCCCACGAGCACGAGCTGCAAACCACGCGGATGGCCCGGAACCCATGTCAGCCTCTCACCACCTCCAACTTCGATGATGTGGGTTTCCTGCAGAAGAAGCTGGTGCCCTTCATCACAGAGTTAA
- the MBD1 gene encoding methyl-CpG-binding domain protein 1 isoform X3: MAEDWLDCPALGPGWKRREVFRKSGATCGRSDTYYQSPTGDRIRSKVELTRYLGPACDLTLFDFKQGILCYPAPKAHSLAIPSRKRKKPSKPAKAQKRQVGPSKSEVRKEAPRDETKADAGTVPTSLPAPGCCENCGISFSGDGTRRQRLKTLCKDCRAQRIAFNREQRMFKRVGCGECAACQVTEDCGACSTCLLQLPHDVASGLFCKCERRRCLRIVERSRGCGVCRGCQTREDCGRCRVCLRPPRPGLRRQWRCVQRRCLRHLAHRLRRHHQRCQRRPPLAVAPPAGKHGRRRGGCDSKVAPRRRPPRTQPLPALPPSQPPESPELHPRALAPSPPAEFIYYCVDEDELPYTNRRQNRKCGACAACLRRMDCGHCDFCCDKPKFGGSNQKRQKCRWRQCLQFAMKRLLPSVWAGSEDGAGPPAPYPRRKRPGSARRPRLGQTPKPPLATPMAQPDRAQTPVKQEAGSGFVLPPPGTDLVFLREGASSPVQVPGPAPASTAALLQEAQCPGLSWVVALPQVKQEKADAQEDWTPGTAILTSPVLLPGCPSKAVDPGLTPVKQEPPDPEEDKEDENKDDPTADLAPEEEAGGAGTPVITEIFSLGGTRLRDTAVWLPSLQGRQSGREDGCKEWETEETLAPTSTSCKPRGWPGTHVSLSPPPTSMMWVSCRRSWCPSSQS, translated from the exons ATGGCTGAGGACTGGCTGGACTGCCCggccctgggccctggctggAAGCGCCGTGAGGTCTTTCGCAAGTCAGGTGCCACCTGTGGACGCTCAGACACCTATTACCAGAG ccccacaggaGACAGGATCCGAAGCAAAGTTGAGCTGACCCGATACCTGGGCCCTGCGTGCGATCTCACCCTCTTCGACTTCAAACAAGGCATCCTGTGCTATCCAGCCCCCAAG GCCCATTCCTTGGCCATCCccagcaggaagaggaagaagcctTCGAAGCCAGCCAAGGCTCAGAAACGTCAGGTTGGACCTTCGAAGAGTGAAGTGAGGAAGGAGGCCCCAAGGGATGAGACCAAGGCTGATGCTGGCACAGTCCCAACCTCACTTCCTGCGCCTGG GTGCTGTGAGAACTGTGGAATCAGCTTTTCAGGGGATGGAACCCGACGGCAGCGGCTCAAGACTCTGTGCAAGGACTGCCGAG CACAGAGAATTGCTTTCAACCGAGAGCAGAGGATGTTTAAG CGTGTGGGCTGCGGGGAGTGTGCGGCCTGCCAGGTAACAGAAGACTGTGGGGCCTGCTCCACCTGCCTTCTGCAGTTGCCCCATGATGTGGCCTCGGGGCTGTTCTGCAAGTGTGAGCGAAGACGGTGCCTCCGGATTGTGGAAAGG AGCCGAGGGTGTGGAGTGTGCCGGGGCTGTCAGACCCGAGAGGACTGTGGCCGTTGTCGAGTCTGCCTTCGCCCTCCCCGCCCTGGTCTCAGGCGCCAGTGGAGGTGCGTCCAGCGGCGTTGCCTGCGG CACCTTGCACACCGCCTCCGCCGCCACCATCAGCGATGTCAACGACGCCCTCCCCTAGCTGTGGCTCCCCCTGCT GGTAAACACGGCCGCCGCAGGGGAGGCTGCGACTCCAAGGTGGCTCCCCGGCGGCGCCCCCCCCGAACCCAGCCACTGCCTGCACTTCCGCCCTCGCAGCCTCCAGAGTCTCCAGAGCTG CACCCCAGAGCCCTGGCCCCCTCGCCACCTGCTGAATTCATCTATTACTGTGTAGACGAGGACGAGCTA CCTTACACGAACCGTCGGCAGAACCGCAAGTGTGGGGCCTGTGCGGCCTGCCTGCGGCGGATGGACTGTGGCCACTGCGACTTCTGCTGTGATAAGCCCAAATTCGGGGGCAGCAACCAGAAGCGCCAGAAGTGTCGTTGGCGCCAGTGCCTGCAGTTTGCCATG AAGCGGCTGCTGCCAAGTGTCTGGGCAGGTTCCGAGGATGGTGCCGGGCCACCTGCACCTTACCCGCGTCGAAAGAGGCCTGGCTCTGCTCGAAGGCCCCGTCTGGGTCAGACCCCGAAGCCTCCCTTGGCCACGCCCATGGCCCAGCCAGACCGTGCCCAGACTCCAGTGAAGCAGGAAGCAGGCAGTGGATTTGTGCTGCCCCCGCCTGGCACCGACCTCGTGTTCTTACGGGAGGGTGCAAGCAGTCCCGTGCAGGTGCCTGGCCCAGCTCCAGCCTCCACAGCGGCTCTGTTACAG GAGGCCCAGTGCCCTGGCCTGAGTTGGGTCGTGGCCTTACCCCAGGTGAAGCAAGAGAAGGCGGATGCCCAGGAAGACTGGACACCGGGCACAGCCATCCTGACTTCTCCTGTATTGCTGCCTGGCTGCCCCAGCAAG GCAGTAGACCCAGGCCTGACACCTGTGAAGCAAGAGCCACCTGACCCTGAGGAGGACAAGGAGGATGAGAACAAGGATGACCCCACCGCTGACTTGGCCCcagaggaggaggcaggaggggctggCACGCCCGTG ATCACGGAGATTTTCAGCCTGGGTGGAACCCGCCTCCGGGACACAGCAGTCTGGTTGCCAAG TCTGCAGGGCAGGCAATCGGGAAGGGAAGATGGATGTAAAGAGTGGGAGACCGAGGAGACACTGGCGCCCACGAGCACGAGCTGCAAACCACGCGGATGGCCCGGAACCCATGTCAGCCTCTCACCACCTCCAACTTCGATGATGTGGGTTTCCTGCAGAAGAAGCTGGTGCCCTTCATCACAGAGTTAA